From Bacillus basilensis, a single genomic window includes:
- the resD gene encoding DNA-binding response regulator ResD: MENESRILIVDDEDRIRRLLKMYLEREQYTIDEADNGDTALEMALQNDYDLILLDLMMPGKDGIEVCKGVREKKATPIIMLTAKGEEVNRVQGFEVGTDDYIVKPFSPREVVLRVKAVLRRSVPTTFFTQDTTTKDVTVFPHLTIDNDAHRVTADGNEVNLTPKEYELLLFLAKAPDKVFDREQLLKEVWQYEFFGDLRTVDTHVKRLREKLSKKSPDAAKMIVTVWGVGYKFEVVND; this comes from the coding sequence ATGGAAAATGAATCAAGAATTTTAATTGTAGACGATGAGGATCGTATTCGTCGTTTGTTGAAAATGTATTTAGAGAGAGAACAATACACAATTGATGAAGCAGATAATGGTGATACAGCTTTAGAAATGGCGTTACAAAATGATTATGATTTAATCCTATTAGATCTTATGATGCCTGGTAAAGATGGTATTGAAGTATGTAAAGGGGTTCGTGAGAAGAAAGCGACGCCAATTATTATGTTGACAGCAAAGGGTGAAGAAGTAAACCGAGTACAAGGGTTTGAGGTAGGAACTGATGATTATATTGTGAAACCATTTAGCCCACGTGAAGTAGTGCTTCGTGTGAAAGCGGTCTTACGCCGTTCTGTACCAACAACATTCTTTACACAAGATACAACGACAAAAGATGTTACTGTGTTCCCTCATTTAACAATTGATAATGATGCACATCGTGTTACAGCAGATGGTAATGAAGTGAACTTAACACCGAAAGAGTACGAATTACTATTATTCTTAGCGAAAGCTCCTGATAAAGTATTTGATCGTGAGCAATTGCTAAAAGAAGTATGGCAATATGAATTCTTCGGAGATTTACGTACAGTTGATACGCATGTAAAGCGTTTACGTGAGAAGTTAAGCAAAAAATCACCAGATGCTGCGAAGATGATTGTTACCGTTTGGGGCGTAGGTTACAAGTTTGAGGTTGTGAACGACTGA
- the resE gene encoding sensor histidine kinase ResE — protein MLWRSVVGKLWMTILLLVSFVLGFVAILLSQFFRTYYVDMSEARLQKVATSVSELIEEGADVKTIENIAYKFSDPLSRIIIVEDGKEISSSPKQEGLVTLTMDDLKEDKELAAVFTDKKEIKNNIRKASNSRKNKNTENDIMIVGKPVHSKNQSAVFVYESLQVPIQGMERTTDFIFLSAGIAIILTTFFAFFLSTRITAPLRKMREVAFEVSRGKFDAKAPMVSQDEIGELATALNQMGKQLKFNMNALQQEKEQLASILSSMADGVITLNQEGEVVVINPPAEHFLQVWQEEKEVELSKKLPSELVELFHLVVESEQQQVVEINLQKGNYVVLMTPLYNQTKIRGAVAVLRDMTEERRLEKMRQDFIANVSHELRTPMVMLQGYSEAILDDIVQTKEEINEFVQIIYDESVRLGKLVNELLDLARMESGNVELHIGEVDIHPFVEKIGRKFQGIAKDKEVALTVDFQNPIERYPFDADRMEQVLTNLIDNAIRHTNAGGHVTLVIDTKNNGLIFEVQDSGAGIPEEDIPFLFDRFYKADKARTRGKKGGTGLGLAIAKNIVQGHDGKITVSSVVGEGTTFSVYLPNRII, from the coding sequence ATGCTTTGGAGAAGTGTAGTAGGGAAGTTATGGATGACCATATTACTTCTCGTTTCGTTTGTACTTGGATTTGTTGCGATTTTACTTTCCCAGTTTTTTAGAACATATTATGTTGATATGAGTGAAGCTAGGCTTCAAAAAGTTGCAACAAGTGTTTCAGAGTTAATTGAAGAAGGTGCCGATGTAAAAACGATTGAGAATATCGCGTACAAATTCTCTGATCCACTTTCAAGGATTATTATTGTAGAAGATGGTAAGGAAATTTCATCTTCACCGAAACAAGAAGGATTAGTCACTCTTACAATGGATGACTTAAAAGAAGATAAAGAATTAGCGGCTGTTTTTACAGACAAAAAAGAAATTAAGAATAACATTAGAAAAGCTTCTAATAGTAGAAAGAATAAAAATACTGAAAATGATATTATGATTGTCGGAAAACCAGTACACTCCAAAAATCAAAGTGCAGTGTTCGTATACGAATCTTTACAAGTTCCGATACAAGGTATGGAGAGAACGACTGATTTTATATTCTTATCAGCAGGGATTGCAATTATATTAACAACTTTCTTTGCATTCTTCTTATCTACTCGAATTACAGCACCACTCCGTAAAATGCGTGAGGTTGCTTTTGAGGTTTCGCGTGGGAAGTTTGATGCGAAAGCTCCTATGGTATCTCAGGACGAGATTGGTGAGCTTGCAACGGCCTTAAATCAAATGGGAAAACAGTTGAAGTTTAATATGAATGCCTTGCAGCAAGAGAAAGAACAGTTAGCTAGTATTTTAAGTAGTATGGCAGATGGGGTTATTACGTTAAATCAAGAAGGTGAAGTCGTTGTAATCAATCCGCCAGCGGAACATTTCTTGCAAGTTTGGCAAGAAGAGAAAGAAGTAGAGTTAAGTAAAAAGCTCCCTTCTGAACTTGTTGAACTATTCCATCTAGTTGTAGAAAGCGAACAACAACAAGTGGTTGAAATTAATTTACAAAAAGGTAACTATGTAGTTCTTATGACTCCGCTTTACAATCAAACGAAAATTCGCGGGGCGGTAGCTGTATTGCGTGATATGACGGAAGAACGCCGTCTGGAGAAGATGCGTCAAGACTTTATTGCGAACGTATCACATGAACTTCGTACACCGATGGTCATGCTTCAAGGGTATAGTGAAGCAATTTTAGATGATATTGTGCAAACGAAAGAAGAAATTAATGAGTTTGTTCAAATCATTTATGATGAATCTGTTCGTTTAGGTAAACTTGTAAATGAATTATTAGATTTAGCGCGTATGGAAAGTGGTAATGTAGAGTTACATATAGGTGAAGTTGATATTCATCCTTTCGTTGAAAAAATAGGTCGTAAATTCCAAGGTATTGCAAAGGATAAAGAAGTTGCATTAACGGTTGATTTCCAAAATCCAATTGAGCGATACCCGTTTGATGCAGATCGTATGGAACAAGTATTGACAAATTTAATTGATAACGCAATTCGTCATACAAATGCAGGTGGACATGTAACGCTTGTAATTGATACGAAAAATAATGGTCTTATTTTTGAAGTGCAAGATTCGGGCGCTGGCATTCCAGAAGAAGATATTCCATTTTTATTTGATCGTTTCTACAAAGCTGATAAAGCAAGAACACGTGGGAAAAAAGGTGGAACAGGACTCGGGCTTGCGATTGCAAAAAATATTGTGCAAGGCCATGATGGGAAAATTACTGTTTCAAGTGTTGTTGGAGAGGGAACTACATTCTCTGTATATTTACCGAATCGTATAATTTAG
- a CDS encoding cob(I)yrinic acid a,c-diamide adenosyltransferase translates to MKLYTKTGDKGTTSVIGGRVDKDDIRVEAYGTIDEANSHIGYAMTKLQGESFGDIYNELENIQHELFDCGGDLAIVAGKIPYKVKIEMVECLEKRIDSYIEEAPPLERFILPGGSESAAAIHIARTVVRRAERCIVSLQKEGEINEVVLKYVNRLSDYLFAVARVINARVQVKDVEYNRSAIVFRDKKEKEVE, encoded by the coding sequence ATGAAATTATACACAAAAACAGGAGATAAAGGGACAACAAGTGTAATAGGCGGCAGAGTGGATAAAGATGATATCCGAGTGGAAGCATATGGCACGATAGATGAGGCGAATTCTCATATTGGATATGCGATGACTAAGCTTCAAGGCGAGTCTTTTGGAGATATTTACAATGAACTTGAAAATATTCAACATGAACTATTTGATTGCGGAGGAGACTTGGCGATAGTAGCGGGGAAAATTCCTTATAAAGTAAAAATCGAAATGGTCGAATGCTTAGAAAAAAGGATTGATTCGTATATAGAAGAAGCACCGCCGTTAGAGCGCTTTATTTTACCAGGTGGAAGCGAGTCGGCAGCTGCTATTCATATTGCACGTACAGTTGTAAGGCGAGCAGAACGATGTATAGTGTCCTTACAAAAAGAAGGGGAAATAAACGAAGTTGTTCTAAAGTATGTAAATAGATTATCTGATTATTTGTTTGCGGTAGCTAGAGTAATAAACGCTCGAGTACAAGTAAAAGATGTTGAGTATAATCGCAGTGCAATCGTTTTTCGTGATAAGAAAGAGAAGGAAGTGGAGTGA
- a CDS encoding peptidoglycan DD-metalloendopeptidase family protein: MKGLKYGVMLLTILFLSQLHVYAEENRWTWPVEGQISDYFGTRHGKHYGIDIAAPIGAAVAAIQDGKVTKSYNSSSYGNVVFIKHGEYEAVYAHLNKRYVVQGDYISKGEIIGEVGNTGESRGAHLHLEVHQGRWTMAKKNAMNPLLVLHEQRNEVVSSSLYVVQKGDTLVSIARKFSMSVKEIKEKNGLQQELIYPNQQLYVK; this comes from the coding sequence ATGAAAGGTTTAAAATACGGCGTCATGTTATTGACTATATTGTTTTTATCTCAATTACATGTGTACGCAGAGGAAAACCGGTGGACATGGCCTGTTGAAGGGCAGATAAGTGATTATTTTGGGACAAGGCATGGAAAACACTACGGTATAGATATAGCGGCACCGATCGGCGCGGCGGTGGCAGCTATTCAAGATGGTAAGGTAACAAAGTCTTATAATTCAAGTAGTTATGGAAATGTTGTATTTATTAAACATGGAGAATATGAGGCTGTGTATGCACATTTAAATAAGAGATATGTAGTTCAAGGGGATTATATTTCAAAAGGAGAAATAATTGGAGAAGTAGGAAATACAGGAGAATCTCGAGGTGCACACTTACATTTAGAAGTTCATCAAGGAAGATGGACGATGGCAAAAAAGAATGCGATGAATCCATTGCTTGTTTTACATGAACAAAGAAACGAAGTCGTTTCTTCCTCGTTATATGTCGTTCAAAAAGGGGACACTTTAGTTAGTATTGCACGGAAATTTAGCATGTCTGTTAAGGAAATTAAAGAAAAAAATGGGCTGCAGCAAGAGCTGATTTATCCAAATCAACAATTATACGTAAAGTAA
- a CDS encoding ECF transporter S component, with amino-acid sequence MKQKNSVVQMVSVAMLSSIAYLLMMLDFPFPGLPPFLKIDFSDVPALIAAIIFGPIAGVIVEAIKNILHYGIQGSLTGVPVGEIANFIAGCLFIGPAAFLFRKYRTVKSLTTGLMLGTITMALIMSVLNYIIIFPAYTWFLNSPAMSSEAIRTTVVTAILPFNLIKGIVVTIVFVALFSRLKVWMFAKMKNA; translated from the coding sequence ATGAAACAAAAAAACAGTGTAGTGCAGATGGTGAGTGTAGCGATGCTAAGTAGTATTGCATATTTACTGATGATGTTGGATTTCCCGTTCCCAGGGCTTCCGCCATTCTTAAAAATCGATTTCAGTGATGTACCGGCTCTAATTGCAGCGATTATCTTCGGACCAATTGCGGGAGTAATTGTAGAGGCGATAAAGAATATTTTACATTACGGGATTCAAGGAAGTTTAACGGGAGTACCAGTTGGAGAAATAGCTAACTTTATTGCAGGATGTTTATTTATTGGACCAGCAGCTTTCTTATTTAGGAAGTATCGTACTGTTAAGAGTTTAACGACAGGATTAATGCTAGGGACAATTACAATGGCGCTTATTATGAGTGTATTAAATTACATCATCATATTCCCAGCTTACACTTGGTTTTTAAATTCGCCAGCTATGTCTAGTGAGGCTATAAGAACAACGGTTGTAACGGCAATCTTACCGTTTAATTTGATTAAAGGGATTGTTGTGACAATTGTATTTGTAGCGTTATTTTCACGCCTGAAAGTATGGATGTTTGCAAAAATGAAAAATGCATAA
- a CDS encoding ferredoxin, giving the protein MAKYTIVDKDTCIACGACGAAAPDIYDYDDEGIAFVTLDDNQGIVEIPDVLLEDMMDAFEGCPTDSIKVADESFDGDALKFE; this is encoded by the coding sequence ATGGCAAAATATACAATCGTTGATAAAGATACTTGTATTGCATGTGGTGCTTGTGGCGCTGCTGCACCAGACATTTATGACTATGATGATGAAGGTATTGCATTCGTAACATTAGACGATAACCAAGGTATCGTTGAGATTCCAGATGTATTACTTGAAGATATGATGGATGCATTCGAAGGTTGTCCAACTGACTCAATTAAAGTTGCTGACGAATCATTTGACGGCGATGCTTTAAAATTCGAATAG
- a CDS encoding helix-turn-helix domain-containing protein, producing the protein MQLQYTLLYCLKQLNGERTVSSIYYLLKGKRSSQTLQDGNMFRISFLFGIYKSLNRIEYDREVAKLLQADLIQEIHENTYLLTPKGKMQLHTWEGVYAFPAHLHGLHYGELGETFWKRLSLIIQTISNLQQNNTKFIPIQQDTEIMMWVKRFLTGMPYRRNELAKRLWKEIHNLLGKCDVVEATIVTYRLTGYERIGCTLQQLAEITKQDIFRVYFLFWGAIHFLIQEVRDKENEFPLLAEIISYPNERAELFSLSTKKTYNFWRQGRSLEEIATIRNLKVATIEDHFVEIALRERDFSIEMFMKKDKIDKVTEVIDALQTRKLRELKQAVGEDISYFEVRLVLARMEGINET; encoded by the coding sequence ATGCAACTACAATATACTTTATTGTATTGTTTAAAACAATTGAATGGTGAAAGGACCGTTTCTTCTATTTATTATTTATTAAAGGGAAAACGATCTTCGCAAACATTACAAGATGGAAATATGTTCCGAATTTCTTTTTTGTTTGGGATATATAAATCATTAAATAGAATTGAATATGATCGTGAAGTTGCAAAGTTGTTGCAAGCAGATTTGATTCAAGAAATACATGAGAATACATATTTGTTAACACCTAAAGGTAAAATGCAGTTGCATACATGGGAGGGAGTGTATGCTTTTCCAGCGCATTTACATGGTTTGCACTATGGTGAATTAGGTGAAACATTTTGGAAAAGATTATCTTTAATTATTCAAACTATATCTAATTTACAACAGAATAATACGAAATTTATTCCTATTCAACAAGATACAGAAATAATGATGTGGGTGAAACGCTTTTTAACAGGTATGCCGTATAGGCGAAATGAATTGGCTAAAAGATTATGGAAAGAAATACATAATCTTTTAGGGAAATGTGATGTGGTAGAAGCGACGATTGTAACATATAGATTAACAGGATATGAACGTATCGGTTGTACATTGCAGCAGTTAGCGGAAATTACGAAACAAGATATATTTAGGGTGTACTTTTTATTTTGGGGTGCAATTCATTTCCTCATACAAGAAGTTCGCGATAAAGAAAATGAATTTCCGTTATTAGCTGAGATTATCTCTTATCCGAATGAGAGAGCTGAATTATTTAGTTTATCAACGAAAAAAACATATAATTTTTGGAGGCAAGGGCGCTCATTAGAAGAAATAGCGACAATTAGAAATCTAAAGGTTGCAACGATAGAAGATCATTTTGTTGAAATTGCTTTGAGAGAAAGAGATTTTTCTATCGAGATGTTTATGAAAAAAGACAAAATAGATAAAGTAACAGAAGTAATTGATGCATTACAAACACGTAAGTTGCGTGAGTTGAAACAAGCGGTTGGAGAGGATATCTCTTATTTTGAAGTTCGTCTTGTATTGGCGCGGATGGAGGGTATAAATGAAACTTGA
- a CDS encoding ATP-dependent DNA helicase RecQ: MKLEEYLYRWFGYSEFRPGQKGVITDLLEGKDVIAMLPTGRGKSMCYQLPGLMQEGTVLVVSPLLSLMEDQVTQLKYVVKNRVIAFNSFRTLHEKREAMKRLASYKFIFVSPEMLQSELLIRELKKVHISLFVVDEAHCISQWGYDFRPDYKKLNVVIENIGSPTVLALTATATKDVLRDIAESLNLENVTQHVYSIDRPNIAMEVQFVTTIEEKKEALLEQVMYLQGPGIVYCSSRAWTERLTEYLRGKGVTGVAFYHGGMEHEERMLIQQQFMNDQLQLVICTSAFGMGVNKSNTRYIIHFHYPTNIASYLQEIGRAGRDGEPSIAILLCSPLDHDLPISIIEDELPSQSQIQFLFSLLQERMFQTKELPIEEVEEICYNAARFNEQYWRFIRYHLEQLGIIQQRKLILESLSDEIMNRLIAEVEIRLRNKYSELENMKSWIQVKGCRREYLLQQFGYRKEGELKNCCDYCHITKTDYKKRQAQQSDFDYNWETELQKLFGLEKMGE, translated from the coding sequence ATGAAACTTGAGGAATATTTATATAGGTGGTTTGGATATTCTGAATTTCGTCCAGGTCAAAAAGGGGTAATTACAGATTTATTGGAAGGAAAAGATGTCATAGCGATGCTTCCGACGGGAAGAGGGAAGTCTATGTGTTATCAACTTCCAGGGCTAATGCAAGAAGGGACAGTACTTGTTGTATCACCATTATTATCTTTGATGGAAGATCAGGTTACACAATTAAAATATGTTGTGAAAAACCGAGTGATAGCATTTAATAGTTTTCGGACATTACATGAAAAAAGAGAAGCGATGAAAAGATTAGCTTCATATAAATTTATTTTTGTTTCACCAGAGATGTTGCAGTCGGAATTGTTAATAAGAGAATTGAAGAAAGTTCATATTTCATTATTTGTTGTGGATGAAGCTCATTGTATTTCGCAATGGGGTTATGATTTTAGACCAGATTATAAAAAACTAAATGTAGTCATTGAGAATATCGGGTCTCCTACAGTGCTAGCATTAACGGCAACAGCGACGAAAGATGTACTCCGAGATATAGCAGAGAGTTTAAATTTGGAGAATGTGACGCAGCATGTATACTCTATTGATCGTCCAAATATTGCAATGGAAGTACAATTTGTTACGACGATAGAAGAGAAGAAAGAAGCGCTTTTGGAACAGGTAATGTATTTACAAGGCCCAGGGATTGTATATTGTTCAAGCCGAGCGTGGACAGAACGTTTAACGGAATATTTAAGAGGAAAAGGCGTTACTGGTGTCGCTTTCTATCATGGTGGTATGGAACATGAAGAGCGTATGTTAATTCAACAGCAGTTTATGAATGACCAGTTGCAGCTTGTAATATGTACAAGTGCTTTTGGTATGGGAGTAAATAAGTCGAATACGAGATATATTATTCATTTCCATTACCCGACTAATATCGCTTCTTATTTACAAGAAATCGGAAGAGCGGGAAGAGATGGTGAACCGAGTATAGCTATCTTACTATGTAGTCCGTTAGATCACGATTTACCAATTTCAATAATTGAAGATGAATTGCCAAGTCAGTCACAAATACAATTTTTATTTTCTTTATTGCAAGAAAGAATGTTTCAAACGAAAGAATTACCAATAGAAGAGGTAGAAGAAATTTGTTATAATGCAGCAAGATTTAATGAACAATATTGGCGTTTCATCCGCTATCATCTTGAACAGCTTGGAATCATACAACAGCGAAAATTAATATTAGAGAGCTTGTCAGATGAAATTATGAACAGATTAATAGCTGAAGTAGAAATAAGGCTACGTAATAAATATAGTGAGCTAGAAAACATGAAATCATGGATACAAGTGAAAGGATGTAGACGTGAATATTTGCTGCAACAGTTCGGTTATAGAAAAGAGGGCGAGTTAAAGAATTGCTGCGACTATTGTCATATTACAAAAACAGATTATAAAAAAAGACAAGCGCAACAATCGGATTTCGACTATAATTGGGAAACAGAGTTACAAAAGCTTTTCGGTCTAGAAAAGATGGGGGAATGA
- a CDS encoding CPBP family intramembrane glutamic endopeptidase produces the protein MNIQRHNIEDMSPKEIRLNLYITQFIIIGIGCLLAYILFRDIKSVYSLWKWEPVSILIIGGLLAIGIVLLDYVAMRVFPESWFDDGGINDRMFQGMSVMHLLVITFIIGFAEEFLFRGVVQTHFGIVIASLVFAVLHIRYIKKPFLFCFVCFISFVFGYVFEWTGNLFITIFAHFLVDFIMGLQLRK, from the coding sequence ATGAACATTCAAAGGCATAATATTGAAGATATGAGTCCGAAAGAAATAAGGCTGAATCTGTATATTACACAGTTCATTATTATCGGTATTGGTTGTTTACTAGCATATATACTATTCCGAGATATAAAATCGGTGTATAGTCTGTGGAAATGGGAACCGGTGTCTATACTTATAATAGGTGGCTTGTTAGCGATTGGTATTGTGTTATTAGATTATGTTGCAATGCGAGTATTTCCAGAGTCTTGGTTTGATGATGGTGGTATTAACGATAGGATGTTTCAAGGGATGTCAGTTATGCATCTACTCGTTATTACGTTCATTATCGGCTTTGCAGAAGAATTTTTATTTAGAGGTGTAGTGCAGACGCACTTTGGAATTGTAATAGCGAGTTTAGTATTTGCAGTGTTACATATTCGGTATATAAAAAAGCCATTTTTGTTTTGTTTCGTCTGTTTCATTAGTTTTGTCTTTGGTTATGTATTTGAATGGACAGGAAATTTGTTTATAACAATCTTTGCACACTTTCTTGTTGATTTTATAATGGGACTCCAATTAAGAAAATAA
- a CDS encoding LysM peptidoglycan-binding domain-containing protein: protein MRKRIPDFEEELEVERVEEKEGLPPRSEIHRNKEKKQKFKMNHIFVRVLTFLFILLPISILWYTDKYIQVKSDGNNAGKSAFEVIFFDSAKSESEAPSEKVVTHTVKEGETLESIAKQYFSDETGIEVIKKYNDLQGNEVNVGQELKIPIKDKSTKQES from the coding sequence ATGAGAAAACGAATTCCTGATTTTGAAGAGGAATTAGAAGTTGAGCGAGTGGAAGAAAAAGAAGGTTTACCGCCGCGTAGTGAAATTCATAGAAATAAAGAGAAAAAACAAAAGTTTAAAATGAATCATATTTTCGTCCGAGTTTTAACATTTCTATTCATATTACTACCAATTAGTATCTTATGGTATACAGATAAATATATTCAGGTGAAAAGCGATGGTAATAACGCTGGAAAAAGTGCATTTGAGGTCATTTTCTTTGATTCAGCTAAATCTGAGTCCGAGGCACCATCTGAGAAAGTCGTCACGCATACGGTGAAAGAGGGAGAAACTTTAGAAAGTATAGCAAAGCAATATTTTTCAGATGAAACTGGGATCGAAGTGATTAAAAAGTATAATGATTTACAAGGAAATGAAGTGAATGTAGGTCAAGAATTAAAAATTCCAATAAAAGATAAGTCCACAAAGCAAGAGAGTTAG
- a CDS encoding metallophosphoesterase produces MIWIILLSTLICIGIIFLLVMYTEAMRDTVLEHTLTFEEFPKSFQKVNVFFISDIHRRIISNSLIEQVKGRVDLVIIGGDLAERGVPLSKISANIQKLRTIAPVYFVWGNNDYEIEYHELDALLLENNVKVLDNTRVVFESELGEKICLLGVDDVGLERDRLDLALADCKEDGFRILISHNPDIINKMSGKEQISLVLSGHTHGGQIRLFPSKKYLKGGVYKHSNVTLFVSNGYGTTLIPLRFRAPAQTHIITLCGGR; encoded by the coding sequence ATGATATGGATTATCTTATTAAGTACTCTCATATGTATTGGTATTATATTTCTTCTTGTAATGTATACAGAAGCAATGCGTGATACGGTGCTAGAACATACTTTAACATTTGAAGAATTTCCGAAAAGTTTTCAAAAAGTAAATGTATTTTTTATATCTGATATTCATAGAAGGATCATTTCAAATTCGTTAATTGAACAAGTAAAAGGAAGAGTAGATCTTGTAATTATTGGTGGTGATTTAGCGGAAAGAGGTGTCCCTTTATCAAAAATCTCTGCAAATATACAAAAGTTAAGAACGATAGCTCCTGTATATTTTGTATGGGGAAATAATGATTATGAGATTGAATATCACGAGTTAGATGCTTTGTTATTAGAAAATAATGTGAAAGTTTTAGATAATACAAGAGTTGTATTTGAGTCTGAATTAGGAGAGAAAATTTGTTTACTCGGTGTAGATGATGTTGGTTTGGAACGTGATCGTTTAGATTTAGCGTTGGCTGATTGTAAAGAAGATGGTTTTCGCATATTAATTAGCCACAACCCTGATATAATAAATAAAATGTCTGGAAAAGAACAAATTTCACTTGTGTTAAGTGGACATACACATGGAGGGCAAATCCGATTATTCCCATCTAAAAAATATTTAAAAGGTGGTGTATATAAGCATTCAAATGTGACTCTTTTTGTTAGTAATGGGTATGGAACAACGTTGATTCCACTTCGCTTCCGAGCACCTGCTCAAACACATATTATTACGTTATGCGGAGGGAGATAA
- a CDS encoding MerR family transcriptional regulator — MPTLNGKYNIKAVSNIIGIQPSTLRAWERRYQMIAPKRNHAGHRLYTEEHIQILKWLMDKVSSGMMIGQAVQLLEGNRLQSNVQNEIHYDREVVLVDDLLQALLKFDEITTSALLNEAFSIYATEKVIANIVLQVSNKLLMLKKNNEVTMVQFQYVVSFLQTRLGMVYHNASSFSSIHKVVVLESNMLRGFVFSTYLRLKGYEVIYIRVSLAEDSISLAVEQIRPKYVVISFDDGRELKNAMNYVNVLQEKNENLSVGVIGEIGARDQLNIQTSLIGDTKEEWDDWLKMLE; from the coding sequence ATGCCAACTCTAAACGGAAAATATAACATAAAAGCTGTTTCGAATATAATTGGAATTCAGCCGAGCACACTTCGTGCATGGGAAAGACGATATCAAATGATTGCCCCAAAGCGGAATCATGCGGGGCATCGATTATATACAGAAGAGCATATTCAAATTTTGAAATGGTTAATGGACAAGGTTTCTTCCGGCATGATGATTGGACAAGCAGTTCAATTATTAGAAGGGAATCGTTTGCAAAGTAATGTTCAAAATGAAATACATTACGATAGAGAAGTTGTTTTAGTGGACGATTTACTACAAGCTTTGTTAAAATTTGATGAAATTACAACTTCTGCATTGTTAAACGAGGCTTTTAGTATTTATGCCACAGAAAAAGTTATCGCAAATATTGTTCTTCAAGTGTCAAATAAATTGTTAATGTTAAAAAAAAATAATGAAGTTACAATGGTGCAATTCCAATATGTCGTATCATTTTTACAAACGCGTCTAGGGATGGTGTATCATAATGCATCATCGTTTTCTTCTATACACAAAGTTGTCGTGTTAGAAAGTAATATGTTGAGAGGGTTTGTTTTCTCAACGTATTTACGATTAAAAGGATATGAGGTGATATATATTAGGGTAAGCTTAGCGGAAGATAGTATTTCGTTAGCTGTTGAGCAAATAAGACCTAAATATGTAGTAATCTCTTTTGATGACGGACGAGAACTTAAGAACGCAATGAACTACGTGAATGTGTTGCAAGAAAAAAATGAGAACCTTTCTGTTGGGGTTATAGGAGAAATAGGTGCTCGAGATCAGTTGAACATTCAAACAAGCCTAATTGGTGATACGAAAGAAGAATGGGATGATTGGTTAAAAATGTTAGAATAG
- a CDS encoding genetic competence negative regulator, which produces MRLERLNYNKIKIFLTFDDLTERGLTKEDLWRNAPKVQQLFRDMMQEANKELGFEADGPIAVEVFSLQAQGMVVIVTKEHQEADTDDEFRDEFIEMQVTLDESEHILYEFATLDDVINLSNRLYNLDVTGGKLYTWDGRFYLWMEEEEQIQLLKADFIAILAEYGNPSTATIYRLMEYGKELMSSQAIEQIHNYFVKKQNLS; this is translated from the coding sequence ATGAGGCTGGAACGATTAAATTACAATAAGATAAAAATTTTCTTAACATTTGATGATTTAACTGAGCGAGGATTAACGAAAGAAGATTTGTGGAGAAATGCACCGAAAGTACAGCAATTATTTCGTGATATGATGCAAGAAGCAAATAAAGAATTAGGATTTGAAGCGGATGGTCCGATTGCAGTTGAAGTATTTTCTCTACAAGCGCAAGGAATGGTCGTAATTGTAACGAAAGAACATCAAGAAGCGGATACAGATGATGAGTTCCGTGACGAGTTTATTGAAATGCAAGTGACTTTAGATGAAAGTGAGCATATCCTTTATGAGTTTGCTACACTAGATGACGTAATTAACCTGTCGAATCGTTTATATAACCTTGATGTAACTGGCGGGAAATTATATACGTGGGATGGGCGTTTCTATCTTTGGATGGAAGAAGAGGAGCAAATACAATTGCTGAAGGCAGATTTTATAGCTATTTTAGCGGAATATGGTAATCCGTCTACAGCAACTATTTATCGTCTAATGGAGTATGGTAAAGAATTAATGTCTTCTCAAGCAATTGAACAAATACACAATTACTTTGTGAAAAAACAAAACCTTAGCTAA